A genomic stretch from Thauera sp. GDN1 includes:
- a CDS encoding response regulator codes for MNKLAFIIDDSAVNIAVGRLLLQRLGWKVEEFSSAAAMLERLGEVTPAFMLLDISMPDMSGMEACRRIRSNPAWKDIRVIAYTAHAHDDERQRYLSAGFDEIITKPVTVGSLTAAVGEASARSPSQP; via the coding sequence ATGAACAAGCTTGCGTTCATCATCGACGACAGCGCGGTCAACATCGCCGTCGGCCGCCTGCTGCTGCAGCGTCTCGGGTGGAAAGTGGAGGAGTTCTCGAGCGCGGCGGCGATGCTCGAGCGCCTCGGCGAGGTCACCCCGGCCTTCATGCTGCTCGACATCTCCATGCCCGACATGAGTGGCATGGAAGCCTGTCGGCGCATCCGCAGCAACCCGGCGTGGAAGGACATCCGCGTCATCGCCTACACCGCCCACGCCCACGATGACGAACGCCAGCGCTACCTTTCCGCGGGCTTCGACGAAATCATCACCAAGCCGGTGACCGTCGGATCGCTGACCGCCGCCGTCGGCGAGGCCAGCGCCAGATCGCC